Within Halobacterium jilantaiense, the genomic segment CGACTGCCGCTTCAATTTGACTCAGTACGTCTTTTCGTGCAAGGGAGCGGGTAAGGTATGCAAGAGTGCGTTCCGATGCCCGGGTGAGAACAGTCGCTGTAAGATGTTGCACGACGGCTTTGAATCGTGTTTCGTGGGCTGTGTGGCGTGCCTCTCTGGCATCGAGGTGATGTTCAGCTGCGTCTTCGTGCAGCGGGGTGAGATCTGTATTCGGGTCGACTTGGATTGCGCTGGTGGTCGTGCCCGTTGCTGCAACGGTGACGGTGAGCTCCTCTCCGTACAGGTCTTGGGCTGTCGCAAGGAGATTAGCTGCTTGCTCTTTTTGCTGTTCTAATTCTGTGATGCCGTCGTCAAGTGCTTCGACCAGCTGTTCGGCGGAGTCTCGTTCGTCCTCCCATTGGTCGCGGTGTTCGACGTTTGGCGCACCGTCGACTGGACGGCCACACTCGGGACAGTTGCCCTCGTCGAGTAACTGGTCGGCTTGCTCGATTCGTTCGCCAAGTCGCGTTGCCTCATCGCGGTAGTGGTCTTGTTCTGCTTGAAGCCGCTCAATTCTGTGTTCTATGCGTTCAGCTAGAGCTTCAAGGGCAGTGTCTGGGGTCTCATCTGCGGTGGCAATGGTAAACGGTGAGTCGTCGATGTCAGCCTGCAGTTGGTCTCGCTTTTTTGCTAATTCACTGCGGCCTTGACGGATATTTGCAATGTCGGCTAGGGTTGTAGCGGCGTCATCAAGTGCTGTGTCAACTACCCGGTTGTGTTGTTGGGTATCTTGTTCGAGACGATCTGCTTCGCTGCGGGCTTCCTCCGCTGCGGTTTCAAGCGCTTGCAGTCGTTCTCGAATGTTTTTCACGAGGTCTCTGGTCTGGTCTTGGGCGTCCTCAGCGACACTCAGTTCGAGTGATTCCGGGTCTATGTCAAGACCTGGTGTCGGTACTCGAACTAACGAGACCTCGATGTCTACAGTCGGGTTAGTCAGTGGGTCAACGGCCGTTTCATCGACGGCATCCGTTGTACCAATCGTATCGCCATCGGTGTCTTCTGTCTCGCCCGTCACTGCAGGAGTTAGGGGTGCGGTTGCTGTTGGAATATCTGTCAGTATATCATCAGCTGTCGCTGCTGTTTCGTTCGCCGGCTTGTCGTTTGATTCCGGCACAAGAGAGGTTGCTATCTCACGAGGGTCAGTGTCTGGTTGTTGTAAGCTCCCATCCACTGTCGCGTCCGCTACTTCATTTTTTACGGTAGCATCAGCTTTCTCTGCCACCTCTGTGACGATGTCGTCGACAGCACCGAAGTCCGTGGTGAGATCACCGGTTCCGGCTGCAAAGAGCGAGGTCAATTCGTCTTGGTGCTGCTTGACGTTGGACTCGGCGTTGTTGTACTCGTTTTGTAGCGATTGGTACTCGGTGACAGCACTCGCCAAGTCCTCCATGTGCGTCGCTGCAGTGTCTCTAGTTTCTTCGACGGTCTTTCGTGCGTCTTCTTGTGCGTCGACAACCTCCTCGGCGTCTGCTTTCTCACCTTCTAGTTCCTCTATATCTGCTGTGATGGCGTCACGCCTGTCTTCGAGTGCAGATTCAAACCCGTGCAGTTGCTGTTTTCTGGACTGGATTCGGGGTTCGTTGTATTCCTCAATCTGCGTCGTGAGTTCCTGGACTTGATCTTCTTTCGTATCAGCAACGCGACCGACGCCAGTTCCGATGCTATCCATGCGAGCTCGATACCGCTCCAATTTACTCATCTGGAGCAGGTTGTCGATGATTCGCTGGCGTTGTTTCGGCGTGGCGTCGATAAGCCGAGAGACGTCACCTTGTTGGACGTACGCGCTGTTGAGGAAATCCTCAGCGTTTAACCGGAGTTCTTCTTCAATCAGATCATCGATAGCACCGATTTGGTTAAGGTCTGGTTTGCCCGGTGGCGTGGTAAGATCCGCCTCTTGATACGTGTCTCCTCGAACACGGATTTCTCGGGTGACCTCGTAGGACTCACCGCGATGGGCAAAGGACAGTGTTACTTCAGCAGTATCCTCATCGGTTGTCACCACATCGTCCATGGTGGTACCACTATCTAACGCGTCACTGCCGTACAGGGCAAAGAACGCGGCTTCCAATAATGAAGATTTCCCGGACCCGTTGTTCCCATACAGGACAGTGACGCCGTCCTCGAAACGCACTGATTCGTCTGTGAAACACCGCCAGTTTTGAACGTGGATTCGTTGAAATTGCATGACTTAGTGAAGTAGTAGCGTTAGCTAGTGCTGTTCAGTCGTTGATTTCCTCAAGTGCGTTCTCTAGGAGTTCCTCGTTATCGACTTTGTCACCACCGCCAACAGCAGTCGATACTGATTCATCTGCTGTGTCTGCCGCCTCACCCTCGCTACTGGTATCGGGAGCAGCAGATCCGTCAACGTGGAGTGCGTCGGGTGATTCGCGCTCAAGGACTGTTGTAACAGTTTCTTGGGCTTTGTCAGTGATGTTACTGTCTGCAGTTTGGTCAGTATTCATCGCCATTTCGAGGAACAGATCTGCCGTTTCTGTGATGATGATGTCTTCGCGTCGTTCTTCGACGGCGGCATCAACATCTGCAAATTCGACCGCTTGGTAATCTCGTTCGTCCTCAAGCAGATCTCGGCGATCGCTGACTCGTGTAACCAAGGCTCCAAGTTCGGTACCTAAATTCTCGATTGGGCCGACTGGAACCCGTTCGTGGACAACACGATCAGGCGCGTCCCCGTCATCGTCAGCTTCTGGCAGTGAATCAGAAACCGGCGGTTCCTCCTCAGCAGCCATTAGCGTCACTTTCAGCACAGAGTCATCCAGCGAGTCGACTTTCTCTCTAATTGTTTGTTCGACGGTTTCGATACCTTCCCCGCGGTGCAGTGGGACATCAACATAGACGAATTCGCGGGCGCTTTCGATGACTCGACGGTCGATGTGCTCTTCAGGATCGACAGCACCGTTGGGCGGGACTGTTACGAGCGAATATGTCCGGGGGTCGCGCTGGTCTGCCATCGTCCGCTCAGTGGAACCAGCGTAACTGAGCGGGATTCGCTTTGAGCTTGGTGAGGTCGCTGTTGCTTGGTCACCTTCAGGTGTGCTATCTGAGTCCGCTGAGTCGAAGTTGCTGTCGGGACGACCGCTACTGACGAGTCGATAATCAGCTCCATGGTCATCGCCGACAAGCATGAGGTCAAAATCAACCGGGCTTTTTGCTAAGATTCGCTGTGTACTCCAGTCGCCGTGCCCGAATGGTTTGAATAGACCGTGGCCGACCAGGATGGCGCTGTCAGTCTCAGCAGCTTCGAAGTGATAGTCAAGTCGATCGCGCTGTCCAGGTGGGACGTGGTCTAAACCGTAAATCGTCGTATCGGCTACTCGGGTTCCGGCCGCATCCAATCGAGTAGCTAGCCCAATCTCCTGGAGTAACTCGACCCAATTACGGTCATGTGTTCGTTCGTGATTCCCAACGATTAGTAGAAACGGAATATCCGCGTCCTGTAGGCGTTGGAGTTCAGTTAGGACGGTTTGGAGTGGTGTGATATCAGGTCGACTAGTATGGAATAAATCGCCGGCGTGAACAACGGCGTCAACGTCTTGCTGAATTCCAGCTGATACGACCTCTGCAAATGCTTCAGCGAAATCTCGCCGACGCTCATCCAAATGATATTGTCGATATCCTAGATGCGTATCACTAGTATGTAGGAGCCGTACCATTTCGATGCAAGGTTATTTTACCGCACGTTGGATAAGTCTACGGGACAACACGTCCGTATAATAGGGTGATTATAGTGGGCTGCTTAACTCGATACGTATGGAAAGAGGAAACAAGCCAACACTTAGTTTGAACGGACATCTCATCGATACCCAAGTGCTGATAACCGTCACTGTCGTCTCCGATAATGCAGCGCTTTTCGAAGAGAGATTGCGTCCGAGTCGGTATTCCTGATGAGACTGACCCCGATTATCAGGAGTATCACGGGGAGCAGGGCGAGTTGTTGCAGTATTGAGTGATGATGCGAATTCATTCACCGCTGAGGAGCGAGATGCCAAGCTCTATCGGGTTGTGCTTGATTTAGGTGAGACAGCCGATTTCGGTGGCGTGACTTGCGGCCACCAATCGCCGATTCCTCACAATCGTAGTTTCTGAAAGCCCCCGACCTGATTCAGATTCGATCCCCCTGGGGAAAGGATCATCATCCGGCTCTGTTACTGTATTTGCATGTCTCCGGATCGGCTCCGTAGTATTGTTCCGATGTTTGGTGGGGGGACGCGGTACGTTGAGACGTTGGATGCGATTCTTGAGTTCGTGGATGCGCATCAGCCGACGTTGGATGAACTGGTGGGCTGGCATCGTGGTTCATTCCCGAATGTGTCGAGCCGGGATTCGATTATGCGGCGGGTCAAGTATTTACAGCAGGTTGGGTTCCTCCGCCCGACGAACGAGCATTGGGAGCTCGGTGAGGCTGGGCGGGAGTACGTTTCGGAGGGTGATGTGACGACGTTGCTGCGAATTATGTGTGATCGGAACGTCGGGCTGCGGAGTCTATTGTATGCGTTGGCTGCGGGTTCGATGACGCTCGCGGAGGTGAGTAACCAGCAGCTGGATACGCATCCGGAGTTGGGGTGGAGTCGCGGGGAGACGGACATGGCGAAGCAGCGAGTGAATTGGCTGCGGAGCATGGGGCTCGTCGAGAAACGCGGTGACGAGTACGCGTTGACGGATGACGGCCTACAGTTCGTTGAGTCTGCGGTTGAGGAGTGGGCTGACTCTGAGTGGACGCCGTCGGCGAGCACTGACGGAATGCATTCCGGGACCTACGAAGCAACCGTCCACGCACGATCGTTAGATCCGGAGTTCCGTGCGACGGCGCTCTCTCGTCATGGCCGCACATGCCCGGTTTCCGGGGTGGATCATCCAGGGCTGTTGGACGTGGCGCACGTCCTGTCGTGGAGTGAGTATCCCGAACACAGGGCTGATCTCTCGAACGTGCTGGCACTCAGCAAAACACACCACGCGGCGTTTGACCGAGAGCTGTTCACGATTGATCAGGAGTACCGGCTGTGCGTGAATCCAGAGTTCGAAACGGAGAGTGACGTGTTACAGCGGACGGTCATCGACCGGGAGGGCGAGCGGATCTCGGTTCCAGATGGGGGTTTAGAGCCACAGTACGTTGCGCAACATAATGCGTCGCTTGAGTGGGTGTGAAAGTAGATATTAAGAGTAAACCGGATTGTCAGAGGATTATCTCATGTATTGGTGAATTGGGGGATCCTTCCTCACCTGGGTTGGGGATGGTAGGTGTCGAGACTAGTATTGCGGTTCGAATGCCATGTCCTCGGCGGGGAATGAGTATTGACTGAGGTTGTTGTTTTCGCAGATGTCTTCTAGGCGCTGGGGCTGGATGTAGTCCTTGTTGAGGAGGTGTTCGAAGACGACTGATATTTCACCGCTGTCAACGGCGGTGATGATGGCGAGGTCGGGGTTGTCGTAGTCGGGTTTGATGACGTAGTCGCCGACGGTGAACGGTTGGTCGGCGTACTCTAGGTTGGTGTGTTTGTAGTCGTAGAGATGGATTTCTTGGTCGACGCAATACGACGCTAGCTTCGCGGGGTGGATCGTCCGCCAATCGCCGGGTCCTTCGTCGAGTGTACTGGGGAACGCCACTCGAACAGCCTCGCCCTCTAGTTCTTGCCCGTAGAGTGTAGCGTTTTCTTCGGGCGGGAGGACTTCGACGACGACGCCAACTGAACTGTCCTCGTCGGTGGCTTTGATGACGCGGTCGCCGGGCTGGAAGGGGTTCTCAGGCTTCTGGTTGAGGTGGGCAGTGTTAGGACCGAGGTCGTGGAGTTCATTCATCGGTCGCGTAGCGAGGTGCGCGAGCTTTTCCGGCTCTTCTCCGGAATACGCTTCTTGGGTGTGGACTTTCGATTTGAGGGTTTCGGTGCGTTCCCAGCCGAGGAGGATGAGGGCATCTTCGTTATCGCGGTGCCAGACCATAACCAAAATGTCGTCGTCAGGGTCGTTGTCCAGGAGCTTCTCGGGTTGGAACGCGGAGACATCGCGTGAGGTCTTGACGTCAACAGTGTAGTCGAAGACCTCAAAGTCGTAGCTGGAGAAGCTCTCCGAGTTACATCGTCGGATTGCTTTCTCGTTCTTCCAGGTCCACATTTCGACGGGGAGATATTCACGGCAGAACTGTTCGAATGCGAGTTCGCCAAGATTACCGATTCGTTTGACGTTGATATCATCAGCGCCCTGGATGACGGCTTGATGGTGGGCGCGCTCACGATCTATTTCACCGGGCGTGTAGAGATACACTGTCTGTGACTTACCACCGTGGCTGATATAGATAGCGTGGATTACCGGGAAAGTAAATCACTCCCGTCATGGGTTGTGGGCGGATCTACAGTAATGAACGTCGTCAGTTAAGACAGTCTCGGATGGGTTACACGATCTGATCGAGTATCGCTCAGTTCTCCCCTTGCATGAAGTCCGGCTTAATCTCTTTTAGGATGTTGTCTGATTCCTCGACCTCGTTGTCTGGGAGATAGAGTGCATTGAGACCAGATTTTTGGATGCCGGCTTGGAGGATGTCCTCGACGAATGGTCGGGAGATAGTTCGGTAGAATTGTTGCTCGCTGAGCGCGGCGATAGTTCGAGGGACGAATCGTGCGTGATGGAGGGATTCGGCTCCAATGGCGGCTTTGAGTGGGTCTGGGATGGTTTGGAGAGCGTTCGCTATGCCGTGCCAGAGGAGTTCGTTTCCGACAAGTACCGTGTTGCCGTCGCGGTGGTAGAGAATGGTCGTGTCGCCTTGGTTGTCGCACTCGTCTAGGATGGCTTGTGTGTCGATGGCATCGTAGAAGACGGCTGTGCAGGCGGCAATAGGGAGGAGGTGGAACGAGAGGGGTTTGTCAGGCAACCGATGGTGGGCGTTGAGATTTGTGACCAGTTCGGGGAATGTCCCTGGGTGGAATGGGGTTCCTGCGAGGAGTCGCTGGAGAAGTCGGTCTCGAATGTCTGGGTCGTTGATCTCGATATCCGTGATGAATCTCTGGAAGACGTCAGTTTTGAGTGCTGCTGTGGGGCCAACCGTCTCAATAGCTGTCGAGAGTGTGGCGGCGAGCTTCCGTTTTGGCTCTGGAGTGGATGATGACGGAAGGCGGAATGAGTGTGTTTCGTCACCGGTGGAAATTTCGATTTCGCGTCCGGTGTTTGGGGCTTTCTCCGAGAGTGTAATGTTGGTGGCGTAGTAGGTGTCGTAGCGGTGGTCAACGTCGAATGAGGCGGTGTCGCCGACCTCCGCGTCGTCGGGGAGCGCGTTTACGGCCATACAGACGGTGCTCTTATCTCGGGTTCTGATTCGACCGAGGTATTGGTCGGGCCGGTCAACGATAATTCCGTCAGTCTTGTTTGGTTCTTGGCCGAGAGCGGACAGAGAGGCGCGTATTTGGTCATCTAGCCACTCTCGCTGTGGTTCCGGGAGTTTCGCTTTGACGTCGGTGATTGTCCAGCGGTCCGAGAGTGAATAGTCGTCAACGAGGTGGAGTGTCCATAGTAGGCAGGGAAGAATAGTGATCAGGTCTGTCGCTTGCTGAGTCGAGAGGTGGTGGCCGTCATGAACGACGCGTACGAGTTCGTCATTGGTGACGCGAAGGCCGAATTCGCGGTCAGTTCCCGGGGCGATGGTTACCGGCCAGTCAAAGCTGAGTGAGTCCGGACGGCAGTCTGCGAGGTTCCAGGTAACGTCGGTTGTGCTGAACGTGAAGGATGGGGAGCCGTGCTTGTTGACTTCGAAGGCCCGGGGTGTAATCGGGTGGTTGCGAACGAATTCATAGACAGAGGAATCGAACGTGGGTGGGTGACTGCAGGCGGCGCGAAGCTCTTCTGCTTGCTCTCGGGAGACCGATTGGTCGTCGCGGAGGTCATCGAGCGCTGTGACTGTCCGCTCGGAAAGAGAATCTGAATCGGGGTTGCTATTTGGCCGGAGGGAACTGAGCTCGGATTTCAGGTCGTCGACGGCACTCGGGTTGAGTTCGTCAATGTCTGCGTGGTTTGGGGCTTCGTTTAGGATGTAATAGACGTGGTCCAAACTCTCTGAGTCGAGTTCCGGGATATCGGTATCATCGATTGGGTTGAGATCAGTTTGTTTTGCAGGATCGCCTGTGCCAGTACTCCCGGTCCAGTGGAGCCCGGCGTTGAAGAGACGTGATGTGAGTTCATTTGGAACGGCATCGCCTGGCTGGAAGCCGAGCGACCGGTAGATCCGTGCGGTTATCGCTGGCGTTTGGAGTGGATAGGGATGAGGGGCACTCCAATTGACATTAACGTAGTAGCCTGATTTAGGATACGAGTCAGAATATTCGTGGAGGACCGGCATTGCCTAACCCCCCGAAAGTGGGGTGGCCGGAAATACCTGCGTACTTCGGTGAACCGATGATCGGATGGGAAGTGTACTGATGTGGTGTTTAAGTTGGAGTCGTGGGGGGTGGCTGGTCGGGATGATGGTGTTGTCCGTCGCGGAAGATCGTATCTGAGACATCGGGAAGCGGGTTCGTGCCGTGGTCGAAGACGTCGTGGTAGGTATGGTCGTGGCGCGGTGCATGATTGCGCTCCAAGTGCCGTTTTCGAGTGTGCTGAATGTGGCCTCTGTTAAGAGTTTGATTCGGGTAAGACGATGGATGAATGTTACAGCTTGAATAGCGGTTCCACATCAGAGATGGCGTACCTGTATACCATCTCGTGTAAAGCTCGGTGTTCCGGGCTACCTTCTGTACTCGTGAGAAGCTTCTGGCCGAAGTACGGGATGTCGCTTCCGCTTACGGCGGAATCGTCCAGTGGGCGATCTTCGTCAAAGTTCCCGAGTTCTTTCTGGTTTCGCCGCCACTCCGTCGGATCCATGCCGTGATTATAGATATCCCAGTGTGTCTCGGGGACATCTGCGACAGATTCTAGCGAGAACCCTGGTCGCTTCAGATCTTCGTGGGTCAGTTGTCCAAACAGATCCTCCACCCGCTGAATGGTGGCTTCATCTTCCTGCGGAGCTGCTTTGCAGGCTAGTTCGGCGCGTGCTCGGATATGCCCCAAATCAAATCCGCCATTATAAGTGAGTAGTGTAGTCCCATCCCGTGTTTCTAACCATTCACAGAGTTCGTCGATGAGGTCTAATTCTGCTGCTGGTGATGAGTTTTCTCGGAAGAGGACGTCGGCTTCGACCGGAACACCCGGCGACGGTTGATAGCCAACACCGATGCACAGAAGTTCAAGATGGTTGGAGTTTGAAAGATCCAGCTCAGATTCTTTGACTGTCTGGATCGTCTCGATATCGAGCGCTACCCGACCGTCAGTCACATCGCCGGATGTAGGTTCTACGACCTCCTCTTGCTCTTTGGCACCGGAAATGAGGTCTTCAGGAGGATCGACCGGTTCGACTCGCATATCTCCGAAATTCGGACGTAATTCTTTCTGGCCTTGATAGATATTACCTGACGCGTCTTGAAACAGGAACCATTGGTTCTCGACGAAATCGTATTCTGGACTTTGGTCGAATAGCGTGATCTGGACATCGTTTCCGTCGATATCGGTGAGAAGCACCCGTGCTCGAACGTTACTACCTTCGTGAATTGAATCTATCCGGGCGACTATACTGATTTCCTGATTCTGTTCGATGTCTGCGGCTACCGTGGTAGGTAATTCCATATAGGCCCTCAACTAATGGACACAATAAAAACGGTCTGGATGATGTTAGATCCTCTTGCTAGACTTGTCGGAATGATTGTGGCCACCGGGTACGTCAGGAGTAGAAGACGACGGGGCGACGGTCGCCTCCGTGTTCGTCGTCGGGGATGTGTTCTGCGAGGTCGCCGCGGGTATCGTCGCCGAGGAGTTGGTTGAGGACGTCGATGGCTGAGGCGCGGAGGAGAGGTTTGTTGTCGTTGCCGCAGTGTTCGTCGAAGGTGCAGGCGGGGCAGCCGTTGGGTTGGCCGCAGTGGCAGTCGCGGAGTTGGT encodes:
- a CDS encoding AAA family ATPase, whose amino-acid sequence is MQFQRIHVQNWRCFTDESVRFEDGVTVLYGNNGSGKSSLLEAAFFALYGSDALDSGTTMDDVVTTDEDTAEVTLSFAHRGESYEVTREIRVRGDTYQEADLTTPPGKPDLNQIGAIDDLIEEELRLNAEDFLNSAYVQQGDVSRLIDATPKQRQRIIDNLLQMSKLERYRARMDSIGTGVGRVADTKEDQVQELTTQIEEYNEPRIQSRKQQLHGFESALEDRRDAITADIEELEGEKADAEEVVDAQEDARKTVEETRDTAATHMEDLASAVTEYQSLQNEYNNAESNVKQHQDELTSLFAAGTGDLTTDFGAVDDIVTEVAEKADATVKNEVADATVDGSLQQPDTDPREIATSLVPESNDKPANETAATADDILTDIPTATAPLTPAVTGETEDTDGDTIGTTDAVDETAVDPLTNPTVDIEVSLVRVPTPGLDIDPESLELSVAEDAQDQTRDLVKNIRERLQALETAAEEARSEADRLEQDTQQHNRVVDTALDDAATTLADIANIRQGRSELAKKRDQLQADIDDSPFTIATADETPDTALEALAERIEHRIERLQAEQDHYRDEATRLGERIEQADQLLDEGNCPECGRPVDGAPNVEHRDQWEDERDSAEQLVEALDDGITELEQQKEQAANLLATAQDLYGEELTVTVAATGTTTSAIQVDPNTDLTPLHEDAAEHHLDAREARHTAHETRFKAVVQHLTATVLTRASERTLAYLTRSLARKDVLSQIEAAVDKRTNAERNLELAKTKLETQATAVTDTHTDLQEEIKAYSDATDSFNPEKLQEAEDTVAEITDELDTLDAELEDLRATERAVSEHLGDLGQQLKKLNELRDTRDTRQREATAVKALNNQVTELEEMFINLRADLREQNVHRLEDLLQEMFDTLYRNDAYADIKLDGEYDATLIEKGGGELPPTKLSGGESAVFNLALRGAIYRLLTEGFEDDVPMPPLILDEPTAHLDDGHVDRLNDVVEAMRTAGVKQTIVVSHDEGLIDSADHRIHVRQQQGTNRSVAEPETALPVDL
- a CDS encoding HNH endonuclease: MSPDRLRSIVPMFGGGTRYVETLDAILEFVDAHQPTLDELVGWHRGSFPNVSSRDSIMRRVKYLQQVGFLRPTNEHWELGEAGREYVSEGDVTTLLRIMCDRNVGLRSLLYALAAGSMTLAEVSNQQLDTHPELGWSRGETDMAKQRVNWLRSMGLVEKRGDEYALTDDGLQFVESAVEEWADSEWTPSASTDGMHSGTYEATVHARSLDPEFRATALSRHGRTCPVSGVDHPGLLDVAHVLSWSEYPEHRADLSNVLALSKTHHAAFDRELFTIDQEYRLCVNPEFETESDVLQRTVIDREGERISVPDGGLEPQYVAQHNASLEWV